cacacaggaCTTTAGAACCTGGGTTTTGAGCGCATACCGCCTCCACCAGGACAAGGAACCCAAACGAGATTCTGTGAGAGGGAAGTAGAAAGGGTTCTGCAGGCCCAAGTGGGGTGTTCTAGGACACGGGCTTAGGAGCTGGGATGTCAGCAGGAGGGACTTGCCCATTCTCTATACAGTGTGGAGGAAAGGGAGCACTGGAAGCCTTGGGTCCATCTGCACAGAGACAGCAAGGTCACCTGAACGGCTGGACAGGCCAGGGTGCTCCTGGATGCTCCTCCTCAGGGgggtcttctcttcctcccagaCTGGAGCTCAGACACCCGGGATAAGTGCTTAATCCTGGCGGGGCCACTTAATGGCACAGGTGGGGACAGGGCCCTGGGGCCCCAACTTCAGTCAGTGGAGGCCACGTGGGAGATGTACTTTGTCCTTGGTGAGACAGCCCAGCTCTGACCCTGCCCTGGTCCTAAGCACGGCCAcagccccaccccagctcctGATTATACACACCTGGGACCACTGGTCCAACCAGAACCATTAGAATGTAGCCGTGCCATTAAAGGCCATTAAAAGGCctggcatggtgtctcacacctgtaatcccagtactttgggaggccgaggcaggtggatcacgaggtcaggagttcaagaccagcctggccaaggtggtgaaaccctgtctttactaaaaatacaaaaattagccaggtgtggtggtgcacgcctgtaatcccagctattcgggaggctgaggcagaagaatcacttgaacccaggaggcagaggtttcagtgaactgagatctcgccactgcactccagcctgggtgacagagcaagactccatctcaaaaaataaaataaaataaaataaaataaaatgttgaaatataggccaggcctagtggctcacacctgtaaacccagcactttgggaggctgaggtgggcagatcacttgaggtcgggagttcaagaccagcctggccaacatggtgaaaccccatctctgctaaaaatacaaaaagtagccaggcatagtggtgtgcctgtaatcccagctacttgagaggttgaggcaggagaaatcacttgaacttgggaggtagaggctgcagtgagctgagatcacaccactgcactccagcctggatgacagagcgagactctgtctcaaaaaaaaaaaaaaaaaaaaaaaatacggctgggcgcggtggctcacacctgtaatccctgcactttgagaggccgaggcggtcagatcacctgaggtcaggagttcaagaccagcctgaccaacatggtaaaacccatctctactaaaaatacaaaaaattagccgggcatggtggcgcatgtctgtaatctcagctactcaggaggctgaggcaggagaatcgcttgaacccaggaggcagaggttacagtgagccgagatcgcaccattgcactccagcctgggcaacaagagcaaaacttcatcttaaaaaaaaaaaagaaagaaagaaagaaaaaaaagacaatgttgaaatagagggctgggtgtggtgggtgaattgcttgagcccagaagtccaagaccagtctggacaacataaggagaccttgtctctacaaaaaagtaaaaaaatagccagccatgatggctcacacctgtaatcccagcattttgggatgccaagttAGGAGGAtttattgagcccaggaggtcaaggctacagtgagctatgattgtaccactgcactccagcctgggtgacaaagtgaggctctgtctctaaaacaaaattaggtcaggcacagtggctcacccctgtcattgcagcactttgggaggccgagacaggctgataatttgagcccaagagtttaagaccagaccGGACAATACGGCAAgatcctgtttcttaaaaaaaaaaaaaaaaaaaaaaaaaaaaaaaaaaaagccaggcatggtggtgcatgcctgtagtcccagctacttgggaggctgaactgagaggatcacctgagcctgaggaggtcaaggctgcagtgagccaagattgcaccactggactccagcctgggtgacagaatgagaccctgtctcaaaaaacaaaataattttttttaaacaataaaattaaaaaacataaaataaaattttttttaaaaagccactacCCACTTCTGATGGCCCAGCTGCTCCCTTGGGACCCTCCAGGCCTCTCCATGCCCCAGCATGAAAGGATTAACCTGGGTTCAATAGGGGGCTTCCCTGATCCAGCTCTGGGGGCCATTGTCCTTCCTGACTGGTGGATGGCCCTGGCAATATTTGGTGTTTTCCCTGGCTCTGCCCCAATATCAATCCCTCCACCCATAAGTTCAGAGTCCTCAGAGAAGGGTATCCATTTCACAGAACTCCTATGCATCCTTCAAAGCCCACCTTAATGCCACTTCCTTCAGGAGGCCCTCCCAGATTTCTTCACCACCCCCAGAGTGAATAGCTCCCTCCCCTCTGCCAAGCTCCCAGGTATCTTGAGCCATTCAGCACACTTTGTTCTGATTCTCACACTCAGGCCCTTCTCCCCCCATAGTGTGTGAGCACCTTGATGCCAGAGACCATCTTCCTCTCATCTTTGCAGCCTCAGTACCAAGGGCCATTATAAGCACAGCGCAGATTTCATGGAGTGGCTGAATGATTTGTTTGCTGTGTGATCACCTGTACTGAGTCAATATCGGTCACCTTTGGTCATGAGCATGCCCCTTGACCCAGATTCCTGCAGGAGCCTGCATATAGGGGCCCTGCTTGCTGGgactggggatgggggtggggtggggagttcAAGGGAAGGCAAGGTCTAGGATATAAATCCCAAGGGCGTGGGCTCAGCAGGGCCCGTTCTCATGCTTTCTGGCCCGGGAGGAGTGATTCTCCATCTGGCAGGCCCAGCTGCAGTGCTGGGACAGGGACATGAGCAGAGGCcacaggaggagagagggaggttgTGGGGGGAGCTCGGGGAAGCCCATGGTAACCCGGGGGGAGGAAAAACAGCCACACAGTGTTATTGTTACAGAACCATTAAATACAACTTATACACAAGCAAGCTGGGCGGCGTCCGGGGGGCAGGGAGAGTGCAAGAGGGTCAGGGGTGAGCAGTCCGGGCCCGGTCctggagggggctgaggctgCCGTCGTGGGAGGGGCTTGGCTGGCGGAGGCCGGGCTGCCTGTGGAGGCCTTGAAGCTTTGCCAGCAGCTCCTGGATGAAGTCCTGAGACAGGGTGGGGGAGCTGAGAACATGGGAACAGTGCGGGGGCACCCTCTGCCCCTGTCCAGCCCAGTCCCTGACCTGGGCGCCTCCTCCTGTTCTCtgattgtggggtggggggagttagGGGCGGAGGCTATAGACATAGAGAGAAAAGTGAGCcgggagaaagacagagatggggaaagggcgatgggagggatggagagaaagagCTAGGAAGAGAGATAGAGATCCAAGGAGACAGATAcggagtgggggagggggagaaacagacacagaaacagagagacatgtagagatagagacagagagagacataaggacagagaaagaaacagagacatgTGGAGACAGGTCCCCAGAGATAGATCCAGGGCGAACAGAAATGCAATGACGTTTGTCCCTAGAGCTAGTTGGAGAAACATGAATAGTTTTCCCTTTTAAAGCAGGGAAGGAAGTGGGAGGGGTTGGGCCGCTCAGCTTCAGGGCCTGGGAGGATGGAGGGCCCCCAGAGGTGGGGAAGGGAGCCCGGGGTGGCGGAGGCAGTGACAGgggaggacagagggagactgaGCCCGAAGGCTGGTGGCCAAAGGACAGGCACAGGAGAGGCAAAAACAGGGCAGATGGGGGAGGACAGAATGGAGCCccctcagcagatgggggagagagggagagagacaagtAGGAGGACAAAAGACACCCCTGGAGACCAGAAAGAGCTGCGGAGGGCAGGTTGGGGCCGGGGGTGGTGGGGCCGGGTGGTGTTCCCCAGAGACCCTTCTGCCagcttcttccccctcccccatcaGAGTACTTGGGGCCAGAACAGGgagagaatgagggagagaaAACTCACCTCGACAGGTTTCCCACATGACTTCAGGAGTCCCTAAAACCCCCaaccaagaacaaaacaaaacagtaaatgaCTAACACCTACTCCCCTCCAGCCCCTTCCCTTTCCCAAAAGGCCCCAGCAGCAAGACAAATGGAAGTCAGACTCCAGGGTGGACTGCCCACCAAGCTTCAAGAGAGGAACAGAGCCCAAGGGGCATGTGGATCGACTCAGGGCAGGGGTGAGTTACTAGATCCAGAGAGGGCGAGAGGGTCACACAGCACTTCCCTCCTCTAAAAAGGTATAAGCCATAAGCAAAGACATGGCTGCCAAACTGCCTGGGTTCGATGCCCAGCTCTGCTCCTTCTgagctgtgtgacactgggcaagggattcaacctctctgggcctcattttcctcatggGGAAAATGGAGCTCACACTAGCGCCTGCTTCGGAGGGTTTTGTGAGGGTTAAGTGAGTGAATACATGTAAAGCCATCACACCAGTGCCCGGCATCTAGTGAGCACTCAGTAAACACGTGaactattgctattatttttaggGAGGTGCAAAGTGGGAGGCTGGGGGACACGTCCCCCCACCTACCTGGATTTTCCGGCTTCTCTCCTCTTCACTCTCTAACTCCAACAATTCATCAATGTTGATCTCATCGGGCATGTCTGCCTCCTagggccagggagggaggggtgCTTAGgatccccttccctccctccctcgcctTTGTCCAGGGCTCTGCAGGAGCCCCACCGGCCCCAGGGCCCAGCTGGCGGGTTCTGGAGCATTAATGTGGCAGTCCGGGACAGCACTGCCAAGACGGGACATCTGGGTGTTGGGGGGGAGGGGTGACAGATGGGCTGAGAGAGCCCCGGGGCCCTGTACCAGCCCGATGCCTGGGCCCATGGGCCCCGGGAGCCTCGGGGCTGGCACGGGTCTCTCGCCTTGGCTCTAGTTCCCACAGAGGAAAACAGGCCTAGTGGAGTCCTGGAATGTCAGATTCTGGGATTCGGGAGAGGAGCTGGCTTCTGCCCTTTCAAGGAAAAGTCTTAGCACTAGGTGCAGGGGAGGAGAGGCTGGCAGCCAGCAGCCAGCTGGGGCGGCCCCTTCCCCCAGGGGACAGGAAGGGAGGGGACAGGAAGGGAGGGGACGGCTTGGGCCAGCCCCCAGAGGGCCAAAATGCAGCCTGGTGAGACCGAAGGGAGGACCACCGAGGCCCCTCaaggtgggtgggtgggatgAGTCATGGCTCAACTCAGCTGCTAAGAGCGGGGCGCTGAGTGTGGCCTCTACAGGCAGTGGCCCAAGCGCAGGCTGGCTCAGTACCCCTGCTGGGAATAGGACCCAGCTGTCCCCAGCTGTCGAGGGAGCAAGAGAGCCTTGGGGTTATGAATCCTTTCCTCCCCAACCCAAAGTCCGGCTGTCGGCTTCAGGCCTGGGGCTTCAGGGCTGGATGGTCCTGGTTCATGTGTGGTGAAGGGGCTTCAGCAAGGACACAGGTGTGTGAGTCTCTGCCAGGGCCACAGCCTGATGCCAAGGGCCTGGGGCTGGCCGAGGATGCAGAGGGACCTGGCATCGTGCAGTGGCTTCGTATAGTGGACTGTGGTCCTGCAGGTGTGAGGTGTGTGGCTCTGGCTTGGGTGTGTGACACATCAGCATGTGTCCACAGTCAGCTGTGGGGCCCACCACCTGAGAATGGCCTCATAGATGCCACCTGCCACTAGCAACCAGATTGGTTCACCTGTATGGGCCCAGGTGTGAGTCTGAGAACAGAGGGACTGCATGTCACCATGGGAGAAGGGCCATGCCTTCCACCATTGTCGCACCATGAAGAGGAGGACTCGTGGGTCCTGTGTACACTGTAGCATACAGAAGTCacagaaggccaggcgcagtggctcacgcctgtaatcctgacattttgggaggccgacaagagagaattgcttgagcctaggagttcaagatcagcctgagcaacatagcgaggccccatctctttttcttttttcttttttttgagacaaagtctccttctgtcacctagggtggagtacaatggcgcgatcttggctcactgcaacctccgcctcccgggttcaagtgattctcctgcctcagcctcccaagtagctgggattacagctgcctgccaccatgcccggctaatttttgtaattttagtagagacagggtttcaccatgttggccaggctagtctcgtactcctgacctcaagtgatctgcccaccttggcctcccaaagttctgggattacaggcgtgagccactgtgctcggccaatgaggccccacctctaaggaaaagaaaaaagaagtcactGAAAGTGTGACTTCAAGCAGAAACTCAAGTGATGAAGTACCTGTGTGTGTCAATACATGTAGCTGTGGCTTAGGCTCTTGTGTGCCTGTGAGCAGCGGTGGGTTCTGCAGTTGTATGTCCACCTGTTCCTATAgcttacagttttttgtttgtttgtttgtttttgagacggagtttcgctcttgttgcccaggctggagggcaatggcgggatctcggctcaccgcaacctcctcctcccgggttcaagcgattctcctcccgagtagctgggattacaggcatgtgccaccacacccggctaattttgtattttttagtagagacgggatttctccatgttgatcaggctggtctcaaactcctgacctcaggtgatccgcccgcctcggcctcccaaagtgctgggattacaggcgtgagccaccgtgcccggtgcTTACACAGTTTTATGTCTGGGTGTAGTTATAAATtctgttgggttttgtttgtttttgagacacggtctcgctctgttgcccaggctggagtgcagtggtgcaatcttggctcactgtgaccttggcctctcaggctcaagcaatcctcccacctcagcctcctgaggagctgagattacaagtgcgtgcatgccaccacgcccggctaagttttaagatttttggtagagacaggttttccccatgttgcccaggctggtgttgaactcctgacgtcaagcaatcctcctgccccggcctcacaaaatgcgtgagccactgtgctgggccaatttctgttgttttatgtcTTTGAGTGGCTGCGGATCAGCGCTTGTGCTTGAAGGTGGTCAGTTTTTTCTTTAGGAGATAAGGAAGGGCCGTAACTTGAGTCATTTTGTGTTCCAGTGGGGTTGTGCTGTGTCTGCCTACGGCTGTGGCCCATGCCGCTGTGTCTGCGGGTGGCTGTGACTGTAGCATATGTTGAACTGTAGGTGACCCCCCCCCAGCCCCCGCTTGTGTCCTTGTGGGTTTGTGCATGGCTGTTACTTCTGGGCTGTGTCCGTGAGTGGCTATAGCTTCCTTCACTGTGCACATCTGTGTCTGCTTTTGCTTCCTTTGCCGTGGGTCTCTGTGTGGCTGTATCTCCCCTGTCACCATGTCTGTGTTTGGCTTTATGACaccccccttcccccactcttTCTCCAGACGTGGCGGTTTCAGCTCAACTTAGCCTCCTCCCTCCTCATGCTAAACCCCTGGCCCTCCACAGGCGTTTGGACACATCTCTGGAGACCCAAGTCTTTGTGTGTTGCTCTCGGTGTGTCCACAAGCACAATGCCATAGAGCACGGATGGCCAGGCCAATGAGTGCCCGGCCCTGGGGCGCTCGTCCTCTTGTGCAGACCAGGCTGGCCGTGCACCAGCGAGTGTGCACCGAGACCCCAAGGGCGTGGGGTCTCCGCGCCCGGGCTCTATCTGTCCCCGACCACCCCCGAGCCCTCCCCGGGCTCACCATGCCGCGGTACAGCTCCTCCAGGCGCCCGTCGATCCACTTCTCCACGTCCAGCCGCCGCTGCAGCTCCCGCCGGTCATACTTGACGGTGACGCGCGCGTGCCGCTTCTGCAGCCCCCCGGGACTGCCCCCTGGCCCGCGGGCCCGCGATGGAGACTGCAGCTTGCTCAGCACGCGCTTGCCCAGCCGCTGAGCTGCCATCGCGCTGCTGGACCCAGCCTGGCCCCGCGCTGTGCGCCTTCGCCTCGCGCCCCGGGTGCTTCTTACGGGCCAGGGCGGGGCTAGCCGGGGGCGGGGGCTCGGGCTCGCCGGGAGGTCTGCCCCACCCCGGCCgcctcaggcctcagtttccccgtctGCAGTGCGAGAGTAGGCCGCTGCGTCGGCTTGAGGCACGCAGTCGTGCGAAGTTGAGGTATGGGCGGGGACCCAGAGTCCCGGGCGGGTCCCTGCATCGGGGGCTCCCGGGCCGGGATCCTGTGGGGCGGGGGCCTGGGACAGACACTCGGGACCCGGCCTGTCTGCGCCCTCTGGCggtggcggggtggggggctGTTGGTGCGGGAGCGCCTGCGCCGCTGTCGCTGTAGAAGGTCGAGCGGTCACTTGTTCcttcgttcattcattcactcatccatccatttgttTGTTCACTCATTCCGTTcaacgaatttttttttttttgagtcgatgtctctctttgtcgcccaggctggagtacaatggcgcgatctcggctcaccgcaacgtccgcctcccaggttcaagcgattctcctgcctcagcctccgaagtagctgggattacagggatgcaccacaacacccggctaatttttgtatttttagtagagacgggatttcgccatgttggccaggctggcctcgaactcctgacctcaagtgatctgcctgcctccgcctcccaaagtgctgggattacaggcgtgagccaccgccacTGGCCCGGTTCAACGAATATCTATTAAGTATCCACTCTATACCAGACACTGCTTTACGCTCCAGGGATAGAGcagggaacaaaacagacaaaaccagTCCCACGCAGTTGACAGTTGTAGCCGGGATACATGAGAAACACAGTAAGTACGGTATTATACAGTTTATTATCATATAAGTGCTTTGGAGAAATATAAAGCAGAGAAGGAGAAATGGAGTGAGGGTAAGGTTGCAATTTTAGCGAGGGTGGCCAGGGAAGTCCCTTACTTCAAAACAGTCTTCTCACTTCTAATTATAAGCAGCAATAATTATACTCTAAAATTtaaatgtggctgggcgcagtggctcactcctgtaatcccagaactttgggaggccaaggagggtggatcacgaggtcaggagttcaagaccagcctggccaacatggtgaaactccatctctactaaaaatacaaaaattagctgggcctggtggcacatgcctgtaatcccagctactcggaaggctgaggcaggagaatcgcttgaacccgggaggtggaggttgcagtgagccaagatagcaccattgcactccagcctgggcaacaagagcgagactctgtctcaaaataaataaataaataaaataataataaataatttttttaaaaaggccaggcatggtggctcatgcctgtaatcccagcactttgagaggccgaggtgggcagatcacgaggtctggaattcaagaccagccaggccaacatgatgaaaccccatctttactaaaaatacaaaaaaaaaaaaaaaaaagccaggcgtagtggtgtgcacctgtaattgcagctactggggaggctgaggcaggaaaattgcttgaacccaggaggcagagattgcggtgagccaagatcgcaccactgcactccagcctgggtgacagagcaagactccatctcaaaaaaaaaaaaaaaaattgtagagacagggtctccctatgttgcctaggctgttctccaattcctgggctcaagcgatcctcccacctcggcctcccaaggtgctgggattataggcatgagccacctcactccACCAGCCAGCCATAATGTAAAACTTTTGagtttcaaagaacatcatcaagaaagtgaagagacaacccatggaatgggaggaaaaaaattgcAGTCATGAAACTCATAAGGTGCTGggacgagccaccacacctggccaaactatacactttaaaaaggtgagttgggccaggcacagtgactcacgcctgtaatcccagcactttgggagggcaaggcggatggatcatcggaggtcaagagttagagaccagcctggccaacatggtgaaaccccatctccactaaaaatacaaaaattagctgggcatgggggcacatgcctataatcccaactactcaggaggctgaggcaggagaatcgcttgaacctgggagggggatgttgcagtgagctgagatcatgccattgcactccatcctgggcaacaaaagtgaaactccatctctaaataaataaagggtgagttgtatggtatgtgagttatatctcaataagactgtgtttttttttttttttttttttttttttgaggcagaatctcgctctgttggccaggctggagtgcactggcatgatctcagctcactgcaacctctgcctcccaggctcaagcaattctcctgcctcagcctcccgagtagctgggattacaggggtgtgccaccacgcctggctaatttttgtatttttagtagaaacggggtttcaccatgttggccaggctggtcttgaactcctgacctcaggtaatccacctgcctaggcctcccaaagtgctgggattacaggcgtgagccaccgtgcccggcttcaataaagctgttttatttcaaaattaaaaacaggccaggcgccatggttcacgtctgtaatcccagcactttgggaggctgaggtgagtggattatctgaggtcaggagtttgagaccagcctgaccaacatggtgaacccgtctctactaaaaatgcaaaaaaaattagccaagcatggtggtgcacccctgtaatcccagctactcaggaggctgaggtgggagaattgcttgaacctgggaggcggaggctgcagtgagctgagatcgtgccatcacactccagcctgggcgacagagaaagaccccatctctaaaaaaacaaaaataaaaaacaactatcCATAGCTACCCATGACCTTCAGTCTAAAGGCCAAACTCTGGTTTAGCAGTCCCATCTCTGCCAGGGACAGTCCCATTTCAGCACCAGCACCTTTCACTCGCAGTTCCCTCTGCCAGGAAGGTTCTTCCCTAGAATATCATCAGGGCTCACTCCTTCACCTCCCTCCAATGTCACTGTTCAGTGAGGTCTTCCCTGGCCACGCTATTTCACACTGCAACTCTC
The DNA window shown above is from Homo sapiens chromosome 19, GRCh38.p14 Primary Assembly and carries:
- the PPP1R14A gene encoding protein phosphatase 1 regulatory subunit 14A isoform 2 (isoform 2 is encoded by transcript variant 2) — its product is MAAQRLGKRVLSKLQSPSRARGPGGSPGGLQKRHARVTVKYDRRELQRRLDVEKWIDGRLEELYRGMGLLKSCGKPVEDFIQELLAKLQGLHRQPGLRQPSPSHDGSLSPLQDRARTAHP
- the PPP1R14A gene encoding protein phosphatase 1 regulatory subunit 14A isoform 1 (isoform 1 is encoded by transcript variant 1); this translates as MAAQRLGKRVLSKLQSPSRARGPGGSPGGLQKRHARVTVKYDRRELQRRLDVEKWIDGRLEELYRGMEADMPDEINIDELLELESEEERSRKIQGLLKSCGKPVEDFIQELLAKLQGLHRQPGLRQPSPSHDGSLSPLQDRARTAHP